From Cervus canadensis isolate Bull #8, Minnesota chromosome 28, ASM1932006v1, whole genome shotgun sequence, one genomic window encodes:
- the LOC122430159 gene encoding beta-defensin 110-like — translation MKIHLFFFILLFGVTILPARKKFPQYGSVDMRRECVKGNGRCKTQCHASEVRIAYCIRPGSLCCLQK, via the exons ATGAAgattcatctctttttctttattctactcTTTGGGGTCACAATTCTACCAG caagaaaaaaatttccacagtATGGTAGCGTGGATATGAGGAGAGAGTGCGTAAAGGGTAATGGTCGATGTAAAACTCAGTGCCATGCATCTGAAGTTAGGATTGCTTACTGCATAAGACCTGGATCTCTTTGCTGCTTGCAGAAGTAA
- the LOC122429265 gene encoding beta-defensin 110-like, translating into MSFLIAARSELEPKYRFERCQEVKGICKPFCDDIEYDYGYCIKWRNQCCI; encoded by the coding sequence ATGTCTTTCTTGATTGCAGCCAGAAGTGAACTTGAACCAAAGTATAGATTTGAGAGATGCCAAGAAGTTAAAGGAATATGTAAACCATTTTGTGATGATATTGAGTATGATTACGGATATTGCATTAAATGGAGAAATCAATGCTGCATATAA